The Paenibacillus sp. YPG26 genome includes a window with the following:
- a CDS encoding S-layer homology domain-containing protein — translation MQRVKKPLVWLMLLTMIVSLIPVGLTGIATAATSSAATYFIPDSTGIRQTALLTTEPGAQQINRSNVYATNNSALTIGGTFSYVAKDTMKVKVEQLVSEPVVGNGVRWVPDGTHFTTSSVTADPVNLQKFTATNLGLFAGFNKITFTGMQGSIERSDIFYVLYDKVPYVDSLKIYGSSQGAILLNEGTQVVVDSKTVTLQGVAQNTNKVTVSVNGGTALVATVLQDGTFFSPTLNLKSGQNDLKVSIQNGSDAVAIARTVYFFDKIQPFTGLQATVGTETLPILDNKPTFTKDSNITSGYITGEVLVPYVSDSFKDKGIITVNGGSQLSFDILKDDGSIGTASDEKIIPGPDGITPAYRLVKFRTNVPYNLQTDSGSPAKVLTEQKATIAVTYGTLTAAYPASFRYLPGDTVITDMKYLEKFKVGDDITKATKLPLNGANVDSQDFYILVESNTVPSQALIANYLPLGTKAVTLSKVSVTGLPVNQEVYHVTGFSNGQQKVRFQYSGSSSWYNADISYVSKNYIYIDNLTDGQTFEFDSRTTNRLPISGKYLGFENISNAEYFVNGIAGTTLNAGVDGDDTVLGVTGTTPSFALNLNITASGPLFYGDNKIVFSGTSMDGAGNKRVITKELHIYIIDKNISKIDSFLPNAALDTRTPFTKDVAGDNDIANILAPSPEFVFADGKYTTTQQKYDLVLRGSGATVLNLNLGTDLFFSSSTDSLLGDPKILKAPGTFSYKGTTYTYDFSGNKDDFILRIRNIAFDAPGSHVYNLEMINATGARANQRLEVVREVSPYRILAPQPTVGKQYIVNKNFVHFDIEAEGATKVIIGKEEATKRPDLGTGNRFLYDYVGLKPDKATTIKIQIVRNGVTLNDTITVYYTGTVAVDSQFMAEKVATKYSVFNKSLELSFPKGTLMKTASPDGNSVTKFYPNTKLLFGIADPKDGVVERRNDYGNLLGIPNTGVVSGFPSVALDDLLLLKFTSNANTSNFSRVSDIFWVSGGVGEKGDLGSSGYKPATNGVAPYSLEGQFTKFEAERKIVPSNRGTMKIGFNKSIVDEVGSTITAFRYTDQGVWENIGGEVDMKSHTISVPFDEFGYYTVMKLRLGYNDITNHPWARNYLNGLYAKGIMNNLRSDAFGADDRTTRGEFATLIVKGLNLPLNYDNNQQTFFDIKPTVKAPTWDFEHLETAARAGIVTGLSDGFFGPDQPLTREQAAVMIARALKLKTATNDTKLKATLAKAFTDSGTMDSYSMPSIDAVSKAKIMSGNPQTVAGQKKPTYAFNPKGTLTRAEAGKIAVALLLKSTKIFPKNLS, via the coding sequence CAGTAGTTGGGAACGGTGTACGCTGGGTACCGGATGGTACACATTTTACAACAAGTTCTGTTACTGCAGATCCGGTGAATCTTCAGAAGTTCACTGCAACTAATTTGGGACTCTTCGCAGGCTTTAACAAAATTACCTTCACAGGGATGCAAGGAAGCATCGAGCGTTCTGATATCTTCTACGTTCTCTATGATAAAGTGCCTTACGTGGATTCCTTGAAGATTTACGGCAGCAGCCAGGGGGCAATCCTTCTGAATGAAGGTACACAGGTTGTTGTGGATAGTAAGACGGTTACCCTGCAAGGGGTAGCACAGAATACAAATAAAGTAACCGTGTCTGTTAACGGTGGAACAGCGCTTGTAGCTACAGTTCTTCAGGATGGCACTTTCTTCTCTCCAACACTTAATCTTAAGTCTGGGCAGAATGATCTGAAGGTATCCATTCAGAACGGATCCGATGCCGTGGCTATAGCCCGTACGGTATATTTCTTTGACAAGATCCAGCCATTCACGGGTCTGCAGGCAACTGTAGGAACAGAGACATTACCGATTCTCGATAATAAGCCAACGTTCACTAAGGATTCTAATATTACGAGCGGCTACATTACAGGGGAAGTCCTGGTGCCTTATGTATCGGATAGCTTCAAAGATAAAGGGATAATTACAGTTAACGGAGGCAGCCAACTGTCCTTCGATATATTGAAGGATGACGGGTCTATCGGTACGGCAAGTGATGAGAAGATCATTCCAGGTCCCGATGGAATTACTCCAGCGTATCGACTTGTTAAGTTCAGAACCAATGTTCCGTATAATCTTCAGACCGATTCTGGTTCACCAGCCAAGGTGCTGACTGAGCAGAAGGCAACGATTGCTGTAACTTACGGCACACTTACTGCCGCTTACCCTGCTTCGTTCCGCTACTTGCCTGGCGATACGGTTATTACCGATATGAAATATCTGGAGAAGTTCAAAGTCGGGGATGACATTACCAAGGCAACTAAGCTTCCGCTGAATGGGGCCAATGTGGACTCCCAGGACTTCTACATCCTGGTTGAGTCTAATACGGTTCCTTCTCAAGCACTCATAGCGAATTATCTTCCGCTTGGAACCAAAGCGGTAACTTTAAGCAAAGTTAGCGTAACTGGATTGCCAGTCAATCAAGAGGTCTACCATGTAACAGGCTTCTCTAATGGACAGCAGAAGGTTCGTTTCCAGTATTCTGGATCCAGTTCATGGTATAACGCAGACATCTCCTATGTATCCAAGAATTATATCTATATCGATAACCTGACAGATGGACAGACTTTCGAATTCGACTCCCGCACCACGAACCGGCTTCCAATCAGCGGTAAATATCTCGGGTTCGAGAATATTTCCAATGCTGAATATTTTGTGAACGGGATAGCGGGTACGACCCTTAACGCTGGAGTAGATGGGGATGACACAGTTCTAGGCGTAACCGGAACAACTCCATCGTTTGCTCTGAATCTTAACATTACCGCTTCAGGACCGCTCTTCTATGGGGACAACAAGATTGTATTCTCAGGCACATCTATGGATGGAGCAGGTAATAAACGGGTTATCACTAAGGAACTGCATATTTACATTATTGATAAAAATATTTCTAAAATTGATTCATTCCTTCCGAATGCAGCCTTGGATACACGGACACCGTTCACCAAGGATGTAGCTGGGGACAATGATATTGCCAATATCCTAGCACCTTCTCCTGAATTTGTGTTTGCAGATGGAAAGTACACAACAACTCAGCAGAAGTATGACTTAGTGCTAAGAGGAAGCGGAGCTACAGTCCTGAACCTGAATCTGGGAACAGACTTATTCTTCAGCTCCAGCACAGATAGCCTCCTCGGTGATCCTAAAATCTTGAAAGCACCAGGAACGTTCTCTTACAAAGGCACTACTTACACTTACGATTTCTCGGGTAATAAAGATGACTTTATTCTTCGTATCCGTAATATCGCCTTCGATGCTCCAGGCAGCCATGTATACAATCTGGAGATGATTAACGCTACAGGAGCACGTGCTAACCAGCGTCTTGAGGTAGTCCGGGAAGTATCTCCTTATCGGATCCTTGCTCCGCAGCCAACTGTCGGCAAGCAGTATATTGTTAACAAGAACTTCGTTCATTTCGATATTGAAGCAGAAGGAGCTACAAAAGTCATTATCGGTAAAGAGGAAGCGACTAAGCGTCCTGATCTGGGCACAGGGAACCGCTTCTTGTATGACTATGTAGGGCTCAAGCCAGATAAAGCCACAACCATCAAGATCCAGATCGTTCGCAACGGTGTTACCCTTAACGATACGATCACCGTGTACTATACAGGTACAGTTGCCGTGGATTCTCAGTTCATGGCCGAGAAAGTAGCTACGAAGTACAGTGTATTTAACAAGTCGTTAGAACTATCGTTCCCTAAGGGAACTCTTATGAAGACAGCTAGTCCCGACGGGAATAGCGTAACCAAGTTCTATCCGAACACCAAGCTGTTATTTGGTATCGCCGATCCGAAGGATGGCGTTGTCGAGCGGCGTAACGATTACGGTAATCTGCTGGGTATTCCTAACACCGGAGTTGTGAGTGGATTCCCTAGCGTAGCACTCGATGATCTGCTGCTGCTTAAATTCACATCCAATGCCAACACAAGCAACTTCAGCCGTGTATCCGATATTTTCTGGGTTAGTGGTGGTGTAGGAGAGAAGGGTGACTTGGGAAGCTCCGGCTACAAGCCAGCGACGAATGGTGTGGCTCCTTACTCGTTGGAAGGTCAGTTCACCAAATTCGAAGCTGAGCGCAAAATTGTGCCTTCCAACCGTGGAACGATGAAAATTGGCTTCAACAAGAGCATTGTTGATGAAGTGGGATCGACCATTACAGCCTTCCGTTATACGGATCAAGGTGTATGGGAGAACATTGGCGGGGAAGTAGACATGAAATCTCATACTATCTCCGTACCTTTCGACGAGTTCGGCTACTATACAGTTATGAAGCTTCGTCTGGGTTACAACGACATCACGAATCATCCTTGGGCAAGGAACTACCTGAACGGACTCTATGCCAAAGGAATTATGAACAACCTGCGCTCGGACGCCTTCGGGGCCGATGACCGCACAACTCGCGGCGAATTCGCGACTCTGATTGTCAAAGGGCTTAACCTCCCGCTGAACTATGATAATAATCAACAGACGTTCTTCGATATCAAGCCTACGGTCAAAGCGCCAACGTGGGACTTCGAACATCTGGAGACAGCAGCTAGAGCGGGTATCGTTACAGGACTTAGCGATGGATTCTTCGGTCCAGACCAGCCGTTGACCAGAGAGCAGGCTGCAGTGATGATTGCAAGAGCCTTGAAGCTGAAGACAGCTACGAATGACACCAAGCTAAAGGCGACACTTGCCAAAGCCTTCACAGATTCAGGCACCATGGATAGCTACTCTATGCCATCCATTGATGCGGTAAGCAAAGCAAAGATTATGAGCGGTAACCCTCAGACGGTTGCCGGGCAGAAGAAACCAACTTATGCGTTCAACCCTAAGGGTACACTTACTCGTGCTGAAGCCGGTAAGATCGCAGTTGCACTGCTTCTGAAGAGCACCAAGATCTTCCCTAAGAACTTGAGCTAG